A DNA window from Janibacter sp. A1S7 contains the following coding sequences:
- a CDS encoding helix-turn-helix transcriptional regulator translates to MPESEEEELLDELVRGWVEVYKKSATTLVLLRLIAEAVEADTSTIAETLAQRTGWEHTERGLYRALRRLRGLGLLSVREQPGHRTGAQRHLYGLTDRGAGYLHRIESALID, encoded by the coding sequence ATGCCTGAGAGCGAGGAGGAGGAGCTGCTCGACGAGCTCGTGCGCGGCTGGGTCGAGGTCTACAAGAAGAGCGCCACCACGCTGGTGCTGCTGCGCCTCATCGCCGAGGCCGTCGAGGCGGACACCTCGACCATCGCCGAGACGCTCGCCCAGCGCACCGGGTGGGAGCACACCGAGCGAGGGCTCTACCGGGCCCTACGACGACTGCGCGGTCTCGGACTGCTCAGCGTCCGGGAGCAGCCGGGGCACCGCACCGGGGCGCAACGCCACCTCTACGGGCTCACCGACCGGGGCGCTGGCTACCTGCACCGCA